The Candidatus Zymogenaceae bacterium region AGGTTCCGCCGCAGACCACCGTGGCGTTGGCGCCGATGGTGGCGCCTCGTTTCACGAGTGTGGAGACATAGTGGTCCCTTCGGGGAAAGGCGCTCCTGGGTATTTTGATATTGGTAAACACCGCCGACGGCCCCACGAAGACATAATCCTCGATCGTCACGCCCTCATAGACCGAGACGTTGTTTTGTATCTTCACTCCATTCCCGATGACCACGCCGGGGGCGATATAGACGTTCTGGCCGATATTGCAGTTTTCACCTATTGAGACCCGCTCCCTGATGTGCGTAAAATGCCAGATGCTGGTTCCGTCGCCTATATCGGCGTCGTCATGAACATAAGCGGACTCGTGCACGAAGTACGGTCTTTTTTCGCTCATGAGGCCGGGAACTCCTTGTTTCTCTGGATGCAAACGGCGATCAGTTTTTCCTTCCCCGGAAAATCGCGGGAACACCCAGAGCGATCCAGAACCCGATGATCAAATACCGGATGGCATCGAAGAGGTCCGTCTCCGGAAAGAGCTTCTTGAGCCCTATCCTGAGGGCGAATACCACCGCCAGGCCGACCAGCACTTTCAGTATCTGGTACCACCAGACCGATCGGGGATCAAAATTGACGAGTTTCTCCTCCAGGAGATACCCAATCGTCATACCGACGAACACCCCAACGATCTGTCCGGCGGGGTGTATGAGAAACAGGCCAACCCCCACGACGATCACCAGAACGATCAGGCCCCACATATTCAAAAACGACCGGGAGTGATCCACCTTGGCGTCGTAGAGGAAATAGACCCCCAAAATCACCGCGCCGATGAGCCAGCCCCCCACCACGTCGATGGGCCAGTGCACACCGAGGTAGAGGCGTGAAATACCCACCGCGACCATGAGGAACAGGGCGAGGACCCAGAACCAGGTCTTTTTCAGCTCCCAGGCGACAACACCCCAAAAGGTGGTACTCCCCTGAGCATGGCCGCTGGGAAATGAGTACCCGCCGCCGGACTTGCCGTAGAGCACCCTGACCTGTGATGGGTCCGGCCGCTCGGTGGCGAATATATCCTTGAGAAGACTATTGAGGTACACCGAGGCAAGAAACACAATGGCCAGCCGAATGCCGAATTTTTTGTCGACGCACCAGTAGATGATCGGCAACACGGCGATATAGAAATCCTCGTTCCCTAAAAACGTCACCGCAATAAAAAACCAGTCCAGTACCGGATTGGCGATGGTCTGGATGGCACGGATGATATCCGGACTCGAGAGATATTCCAGCATGGTTCTCCCCCCCAATACAATAAAATGACAATTATATACTAAATTTTTGTTCGTGGTGCAATATAATTCGTGAGGAGCCGCTATCGGATGCCGAAAAGCGATGAAACATACTCGAAGCTTGCGGTAATCCTCAAGCGCCTGACGCCGATCGATTCGGGGATGGGATTGAAGGGTGACGCAAATTTGATGGCCTTGATGGCGGCCTCGTCGAGGATTTCGTAGCCCGAGGAATGTATCAGAATGATGTCGGACACGCTTCCGTCCTCCTCAATCACGAACATAAGGCTCAGCCTCCCCTCCCATTGGTTTTTCTGGGCCTCCAGGGGATAGTTCCAGGCCATCTCGATGTGTCTCTTTATGTGGGAAAAATACGTATAATACTTGAATTCCTGGGTGTTCAGGGAGACGGTCTCCTCCTCCTTGACGTCGGGGGAAGCCGTTCCGTAGGGAACATCCAGACGGGCCACGTCGTTTCCGTCGGGCAGGAGATCCTCCACGGCAAGGCGCTCGTGACTTTCCGGAGAGGGAGGCGACGGCGTTTTCTCGGCCCGCTCCTTTGGAGATTCAGGCGCGGGTTCCGTCCGTCCGGCCAGGATATCGTCGATCAACTCCGATTCCTCGACGGTGATCTCGGGCCGGGGTGTCTCTGTCTCTTCCGTTTCTTTCTCCGACGGCGCGATCTCCGGTGCGGGAGGCTGGGGCGGCGGGCTTGCCGGGGGGGAATAGCCTCCCCCCAGGGGGGACCCCTTTACGATGCTCTCCTCCTCCACCTTTCGGTTCTTGTCCGAAAGCCGGTCGGATTCCACCTCCTCGTCGGTCTCGTTCTCCTGGGGAAAGTCGTTGAATTCCTTGTGATCATCGTCGGGCTCCTCGAACTTCACCACCAGGGGCGCGTCATTTTTCTCAAGGCTTTCGAGAGTGATAAAGGAAAAGAGGATCAGAAGGAGGATGTGAAAGACGATGGAGCCGATGAGAAAATACTCCACACGCCGCCGCTCGGACTGCTCCCGCCGACGATCCTGCACCATCAGCGAAACGGATGTTCTGGTTTCTTTCCCGTTCATCTAAAAAAAGGCACCGTGCGGTTACTCCGCCTCGGAAAAAGTTGTATGGCGATATGCAGACTCCCCCG contains the following coding sequences:
- a CDS encoding phosphatase PAP2 family protein, producing MLEYLSSPDIIRAIQTIANPVLDWFFIAVTFLGNEDFYIAVLPIIYWCVDKKFGIRLAIVFLASVYLNSLLKDIFATERPDPSQVRVLYGKSGGGYSFPSGHAQGSTTFWGVVAWELKKTWFWVLALFLMVAVGISRLYLGVHWPIDVVGGWLIGAVILGVYFLYDAKVDHSRSFLNMWGLIVLVIVVGVGLFLIHPAGQIVGVFVGMTIGYLLEEKLVNFDPRSVWWYQILKVLVGLAVVFALRIGLKKLFPETDLFDAIRYLIIGFWIALGVPAIFRGRKN
- a CDS encoding energy transducer TonB, yielding MNGKETRTSVSLMVQDRRREQSERRRVEYFLIGSIVFHILLLILFSFITLESLEKNDAPLVVKFEEPDDDHKEFNDFPQENETDEEVESDRLSDKNRKVEEESIVKGSPLGGGYSPPASPPPQPPAPEIAPSEKETEETETPRPEITVEESELIDDILAGRTEPAPESPKERAEKTPSPPSPESHERLAVEDLLPDGNDVARLDVPYGTASPDVKEEETVSLNTQEFKYYTYFSHIKRHIEMAWNYPLEAQKNQWEGRLSLMFVIEEDGSVSDIILIHSSGYEILDEAAIKAIKFASPFNPIPESIGVRRLRITASFEYVSSLFGIR
- a CDS encoding N-acetyltransferase produces the protein MSEKRPYFVHESAYVHDDADIGDGTSIWHFTHIRERVSIGENCNIGQNVYIAPGVVIGNGVKIQNNVSVYEGVTIEDYVFVGPSAVFTNIKIPRSAFPRRDHYVSTLVKRGATIGANATVVCGGTLGEGCFIAAGAVVTGDVPPYALMMGTRAKLMGWRCECGEAIVFNETTGQGACVACARRYFREKDRVTRMRERED